In Deltaproteobacteria bacterium, the genomic stretch TTCGACAAGACTGCGGGGATTGCCCAGGGCCGGCGCGTGGCGAATTACGTGTTCAGGCACGCCTTCACACCGCTGCGCTGACCCTCTCGTAGCAGAAAATAGGCGGTAGGAATGTACGGCGACGGAGCGGAGCTAGGTCCCTTCTCCCCTGGTGGGCAATGGCATGAAGTTCAGCAACCGGTTGGGGGAGGCGCGTGAAGCCCAGTCGCGTGGCAGTGCGCTGGATGTCCATGCTCCCGCGTCTCTGCTGCGGTTACGGCCGAATCGGATACAGCCGTAGCGCGTTATCCCACATGATTTTCTTCTTGCTCTCCAGCGAAACTCCCGGCACTGCAAGCAACTCTTTCACCGCGACTTCATAGCGTCGTCCTTCCGGATGGCTGAAGTCCGTCGCTGTCACAATATTGTCGTCGCCAAGATAGTCGATCACTTGTTTAATGCCCGGATCATCGGGGTCAGCGGCAATAAAGCATTGCCGTTTGAAATACTCCATCGGATGCAGCTTCAAGCCGGGAATGTCGAGCCCGCGAAATCCGCCTTGCACGCTGGCCGCCAAACGATCCAACCAAAACGGCACCCACCCAGCGCCAGACTCCAAATGCACGACTTTGAGTTTGGGGTGACGCTCTAGCACGCCGCCCATAATCAGTGCGGTAGAGGCAAGAATGTTGCCGATGGTAAACGCGACGGTCGTTTGCGCGGTTCGCAAGCGCGGCAGGTAGTAATAGAGCATCTCATCTGCAGCAGTGCCGGTGCCGGTATGGACAGCCAGCGGCACGTTCAACTCTTCCAGGGCGTTCCACAAGGGATCGTAGAAGTCGTCGTACAGGCGGTGTTCGCACACCGGCACGGGATTGATGTGGACAGCTTTGAAGTTGAACTCTTTCACACAGCGGCGCGCTTCACGCGCGGCTTCTTCGGCATCGCGCAGATCCACGGAGGCCGCACCGAAGACGCGCCCATCCGTCGCCGAGCAGAAATCGTGCAGCCAGTTGTTGTAGGCGCGACGGTACGCCGCCGCCCGGTCGGCTTCGAGGTCAGGAACAGCAGTCGTGAGCAGCCCAGCCGAGGGGTACACCACCATGTAATCGATCCCGGTGCGCTCCATGGCGAGTTTGTACATCTCGGGCGGAAATCCTTGGCGGGCGAACTCGGCGTAGGCATCGTCCTGGCCGGGGAGTGCGATGCGTGCTCCTGCCTCCAGGGAGGCGAAGTGCGAATGCGTGTCGATGGTATTCTTGCCGGTCAGTGGGTCGCGGCCAAACGGCATAACGTATTCGCCGCCGTCAGGAGCGGGGATTTTCAACTCAAAGCCGAACGCCAAGGGCTTTCCTTTATAGTCGGCACAGGCATACGGCATACGGTCGCGAAATTTGGGCTCCAAGTATTTCTCGAACATATCGATCGGCTCAAGGACATGAGCATCGCTGTCGATGAATGGATAACGGTCAGGCATGGCGGTTACTCCTTTCTTCTTTGCAATACGAACCACGCTACCCGCCTCGCGTCTAGCCCAGCACGACTAAGGCAATCCCCGCCGTCACCAAGGCGACGCCAGGGAGTTGCTGCCATACTTCGCGCTCGCGCCACACGCGGATGGCAAGAGCGATAGCGAACACCACTTCGATTTGCCCCACGGCTTTGACATAGGCAACAAGGGTCAACGAGTACGCCCAAAACCAACAGACACTTCCGAC encodes the following:
- a CDS encoding amidohydrolase; this translates as MPDRYPFIDSDAHVLEPIDMFEKYLEPKFRDRMPYACADYKGKPLAFGFELKIPAPDGGEYVMPFGRDPLTGKNTIDTHSHFASLEAGARIALPGQDDAYAEFARQGFPPEMYKLAMERTGIDYMVVYPSAGLLTTAVPDLEADRAAAYRRAYNNWLHDFCSATDGRVFGAASVDLRDAEEAAREARRCVKEFNFKAVHINPVPVCEHRLYDDFYDPLWNALEELNVPLAVHTGTGTAADEMLYYYLPRLRTAQTTVAFTIGNILASTALIMGGVLERHPKLKVVHLESGAGWVPFWLDRLAASVQGGFRGLDIPGLKLHPMEYFKRQCFIAADPDDPGIKQVIDYLGDDNIVTATDFSHPEGRRYEVAVKELLAVPGVSLESKKKIMWDNALRLYPIRP